In the Maribacter sp. MJ134 genome, one interval contains:
- a CDS encoding TDP-N-acetylfucosamine:lipid II N-acetylfucosaminyltransferase: MVLHFVKDEKVTDQIIENFERINIENCFLVFSDDNFKEYNYIKSKSKSVSLFNQGDDDIMDIIRNKSPKAILLHSLHLEFAKALLSITMDINIAWYTWGFDVYGLPKIKPSTYAPLTNEFLLRADAKLYFGRIILKYQTLRRLYSVFNSKEESRYDVIFKSIEKITYFVTYIEEDYHCFSDSYPNKLSYLYAPFSTISQYLAGSGDTKVKEDAKHILVGNSNTPECNHLDVFEKLSPYMESNALVYVPLSYGGNETYRDMVLTNGRRRLGPSFCALLDFMSREDYIQMLASCSTGIFYHYRQQAMGNIIAMLYMGARIYMSSKNPAFSFFTKNDIRVFDFDLEFQHFRNTTLEGQIIVKNRTNLNTIFNEKQVLKDLEILAKTISKQ, from the coding sequence ATGGTTCTACATTTTGTCAAAGATGAAAAAGTTACTGATCAGATTATAGAAAATTTTGAGCGGATTAATATTGAAAATTGCTTTCTCGTTTTTAGCGATGATAACTTTAAAGAATACAACTACATAAAATCAAAGTCTAAATCGGTATCTCTTTTTAATCAAGGAGATGACGACATAATGGATATTATTCGTAATAAGAGTCCTAAGGCAATTCTACTTCACTCCTTGCATTTAGAATTCGCAAAAGCCTTACTTTCTATTACAATGGATATTAACATTGCATGGTATACTTGGGGTTTTGACGTTTACGGTCTGCCAAAAATAAAACCATCAACATACGCTCCTTTAACTAATGAATTTTTGTTGCGTGCAGATGCTAAACTTTATTTTGGAAGAATAATTTTAAAGTACCAAACGCTACGAAGATTATATTCTGTATTCAATTCAAAAGAAGAAAGCAGATATGATGTTATTTTTAAGTCAATTGAGAAGATAACTTATTTTGTTACCTATATCGAAGAAGATTATCATTGTTTCTCAGATTCTTACCCCAACAAATTAAGTTATCTATATGCACCTTTCAGTACTATATCACAGTATTTAGCTGGGAGTGGAGACACAAAAGTAAAAGAGGATGCCAAGCATATATTGGTAGGCAACTCCAATACTCCAGAATGCAACCATTTGGACGTTTTTGAAAAGCTTAGTCCCTACATGGAGAGCAATGCTTTGGTTTATGTGCCCTTAAGCTATGGAGGCAATGAAACATATAGAGATATGGTGCTAACCAATGGCCGTCGAAGGTTAGGCCCCTCTTTTTGTGCATTATTGGACTTTATGAGTAGAGAAGATTATATTCAGATGCTTGCCTCATGCTCAACAGGCATATTTTATCACTATAGGCAGCAAGCTATGGGAAATATAATTGCCATGTTATATATGGGTGCTAGAATTTATATGTCCTCTAAAAACCCAGCTTTTTCATTTTTCACTAAAAATGATATTCGGGTATTTGATTTTGATTTGGAATTTCAACACTTTAGGAATACGACGTTAGAGGGACAAATTATTGTTAAAAATAGAACAAACCTTAATACTATTTTTAACGAGAAACAGGTTTTAAAAGACTTAGAAATTTTGGCGAAAACCATATCAAAGCAATAG
- the rffA gene encoding dTDP-4-amino-4,6-dideoxygalactose transaminase — protein MIPFNKPHLTGKEVDYIADAVSTGKISGNGKYTLKCHEFFESKFGFSKCLLTTSCTDALEMAAILIDIEPGDEVIMPSYTFVSTANAFVLRGAKIIFVDSRKDHPGMDEDSIPALITTKTKAIVPVHYAGVSCDMDKIMSIAEKHGLYVIEDAAQAIDSYYTGSDGLKRPLGSIGHLAAFSFHETKNIISGEGGMLVINNQKFEHRAEIIWEKGTNRSSFFRGEVDKYGWVDVGSSFLPSEIISAFLFSQLENLVSIQTRRIEIFNRYRLALQNWANENNIRLPNIPSYATNNGHMFYMVFPNFEQRSLVIKELKEKEILSVFHYLSLHKSEFYKPFYNGEELVMSDTYSECLLRLPLYYDLGNDEIDFIVEAIKMAGL, from the coding sequence ATGATACCCTTTAATAAACCACACTTAACAGGTAAAGAAGTTGATTATATAGCAGATGCTGTGAGTACAGGTAAAATTTCTGGAAATGGAAAGTATACCTTAAAATGCCATGAATTTTTTGAGAGTAAATTTGGATTCTCGAAATGCCTATTGACAACTTCTTGCACGGACGCATTGGAAATGGCGGCTATTTTAATAGATATTGAGCCTGGTGACGAAGTGATTATGCCTTCCTACACTTTTGTATCCACGGCAAATGCATTTGTATTAAGAGGAGCCAAAATAATCTTCGTTGATAGCCGTAAGGACCATCCCGGAATGGACGAGGACAGTATTCCCGCATTAATTACCACAAAAACAAAGGCTATTGTACCAGTTCATTATGCAGGAGTATCCTGTGATATGGACAAAATAATGAGTATAGCGGAGAAACACGGACTGTATGTAATAGAAGATGCCGCACAAGCGATAGATAGTTACTATACGGGCAGTGATGGACTTAAACGGCCTTTAGGCTCCATTGGACATCTGGCGGCGTTTTCTTTTCACGAAACTAAAAATATTATATCAGGGGAAGGAGGAATGTTGGTGATTAATAATCAAAAATTTGAGCATAGAGCGGAGATAATATGGGAAAAAGGCACGAATAGGTCTTCCTTTTTTAGGGGTGAAGTAGATAAATACGGTTGGGTTGACGTTGGATCATCTTTTTTGCCGTCAGAAATAATCTCGGCCTTTCTGTTTTCTCAATTAGAGAATTTGGTTTCTATTCAAACCAGAAGAATAGAAATTTTTAATCGCTATCGATTGGCTTTGCAAAATTGGGCTAATGAAAATAATATAAGGCTTCCAAATATACCCTCGTATGCTACCAATAATGGTCATATGTTTTATATGGTGTTCCCAAATTTTGAACAACGATCCTTAGTAATAAAAGAACTTAAGGAAAAAGAAATTTTATCCGTGTTCCACTATCTAAGTCTGCATAAAAGTGAATTTTACAAACCTTTTTATAACGGGGAAGAACTCGTTATGAGCGACACATACTCTGAATGTTTATTACGTTTACCTCTGTATTACGACCTCGGCAACGATGAAATTGACTTTATTGTAGAGGCAATTAAAATGGCAGGTCTATAA
- a CDS encoding GNAT family N-acetyltransferase: MDVEIKKLPWDSLFFGYSIGKVFLDDFDEHLLAKVKVDSERFKLSYVFSNEKIDYKGFKHVDTKIIFKKENFQIPFEVSKSLSITSFDKDVHDSVELKNLALQSGKHSRFYVDEGFKNDEYDKLYSEWLSKSLKKKLAFQTLVALEEKKIIGFVTIAKVNDETAEIGLLAVDAMTRGKGVGSQLINKATQLILELGYNSFLVATQEINIPAVKLYKKAGFKELSLQYIYHIWNDDTL, from the coding sequence ATGGATGTTGAAATAAAAAAATTACCTTGGGATAGTCTTTTCTTTGGTTATTCGATTGGAAAAGTTTTTTTGGATGATTTTGACGAGCATCTTTTGGCTAAGGTTAAGGTTGACTCCGAACGTTTTAAATTATCATACGTTTTCTCCAATGAAAAAATAGACTATAAAGGTTTTAAACATGTAGACACTAAGATAATTTTCAAAAAGGAAAATTTTCAAATTCCGTTTGAGGTGTCAAAAAGTCTCAGTATAACATCATTTGACAAAGATGTACACGACTCTGTCGAGTTGAAAAATTTAGCTCTACAAAGCGGAAAACATTCAAGATTTTATGTAGACGAGGGCTTTAAAAATGATGAGTATGACAAGTTATATAGTGAATGGTTGTCAAAATCATTGAAAAAAAAACTTGCATTTCAGACCTTAGTTGCGCTGGAAGAAAAGAAAATTATTGGTTTTGTAACAATAGCTAAGGTTAACGATGAAACGGCGGAAATTGGATTATTAGCTGTCGATGCTATGACCAGAGGTAAAGGAGTAGGATCCCAACTGATAAACAAAGCTACTCAACTGATATTAGAACTAGGGTACAACAGTTTTTTAGTTGCAACACAGGAAATTAACATTCCAGCAGTTAAATTGTATAAAAAAGCAGGATTTAAAGAATTAAGTTTACAATATATATATCATATTTGGAATGATGATACCCTTTAA
- the rfbD gene encoding dTDP-4-dehydrorhamnose reductase gives MKNILVTGAKGQLGSSIQELVKGLGLYQFVFTDSETLDITNEKDISNFFKETNFDYCINCAAYTAVDRAEIETELCYKSNAEAVQILAKTCAKHSCILIHISTDFIFDGKKNEPYIETDQPNPLNVYGLSKLKGENYVKEYLDSYFIVRTSWVYSEYGNNFVKTILKLGEQMERLNVISDQYGSPTYAKDLAEFIIALVHKDSKDFGIYHFSNRGNISWYDFAKAIIELSNINTTILPIASKDYKAKALRPKNSVINTDKAQNFLEKPVKNWKQSLAKCIEKL, from the coding sequence TTGAAGAATATTTTAGTAACAGGTGCTAAAGGACAGCTAGGAAGTTCCATACAAGAATTAGTCAAAGGTTTAGGGCTTTACCAGTTTGTTTTTACAGATTCCGAGACATTGGATATTACAAATGAAAAGGATATTTCAAACTTTTTTAAAGAGACCAATTTTGATTACTGCATTAATTGTGCAGCCTATACTGCTGTTGACAGAGCAGAAATAGAAACAGAATTATGTTACAAAAGTAATGCAGAGGCAGTTCAAATATTGGCCAAAACCTGTGCTAAGCATAGTTGCATCCTAATACATATTTCAACAGACTTTATATTCGATGGAAAAAAAAACGAGCCCTATATAGAAACTGACCAACCAAACCCCTTGAATGTTTATGGATTGTCCAAATTGAAAGGTGAAAATTACGTTAAAGAATATTTAGATTCGTATTTCATAGTGCGTACCTCTTGGGTATATTCTGAATACGGAAACAACTTTGTAAAAACCATATTGAAATTAGGAGAGCAAATGGAACGGCTTAATGTTATTTCCGATCAATACGGATCCCCAACATACGCAAAGGATTTAGCCGAATTCATTATAGCACTCGTGCATAAAGATTCCAAGGATTTTGGTATTTACCATTTTAGCAACCGAGGAAATATAAGTTGGTATGATTTTGCAAAGGCAATTATAGAGCTTTCAAATATCAATACGACTATTTTGCCCATCGCTTCCAAGGATTATAAAGCAAAAGCATTGAGACCTAAAAATTCTGTAATAAACACAGACAAGGCTCAGAATTTTTTGGAAAAGCCTGTTAAAAACTGGAAACAAAGTTTAGCCAAATGCATAGAAAAACTATAA
- the rfbC gene encoding dTDP-4-dehydrorhamnose 3,5-epimerase, translated as MTFTETKLKGCFVLEPNIFEDDRGYFFESFNKTRFNKGIGTTIDFVQDNQSFSAQGVIRAIHYQTGVHAQAKLVRVLSGAVLDVAVDLRKDSPTFGEYVAIELNSENKKQLFIPKGFGHGFAVLSETAEFYYKCDNYYNKEAEAGILYNDKELGIDWKISDNEIVLSNKDLELPLFKNAKL; from the coding sequence ATGACTTTTACTGAAACTAAGCTAAAAGGTTGCTTTGTTTTGGAGCCTAATATTTTCGAAGATGACAGAGGCTATTTTTTCGAGTCTTTTAATAAGACAAGGTTCAATAAAGGAATAGGAACTACTATTGATTTTGTTCAAGACAATCAATCTTTCTCCGCTCAAGGTGTAATCAGAGCTATTCATTATCAAACAGGAGTACATGCCCAAGCAAAATTGGTGCGTGTATTAAGCGGTGCAGTGCTCGATGTAGCCGTAGATTTGAGAAAAGATTCACCAACTTTTGGAGAATATGTGGCTATTGAATTAAATAGCGAAAATAAAAAACAGCTTTTTATACCGAAAGGTTTTGGTCATGGCTTTGCCGTCTTATCAGAGACAGCAGAGTTTTATTATAAATGTGATAATTATTACAACAAGGAGGCGGAAGCAGGTATCTTATATAATGATAAGGAACTAGGTATAGATTGGAAAATCTCAGACAACGAGATTGTTCTGTCCAATAAAGACTTAGAACTTCCATTATTTAAAAATGCAAAACTTTGA
- the rfbA gene encoding glucose-1-phosphate thymidylyltransferase RfbA: MKGIILAGGSGTRLHPLTLSVSKQLMPIYDKPMIYYPLSTLIYSGIREILIISTPKDLPLFEDLLGDGKKYGCSFSYAAQDAPNGLAEAFIIGEEFIGEDKVALILGDNIFYGSGLASLLQSNNNPEGGIIYAYRVHDPERYGVVEFNEQGKAISIEEKPLEPKSNFAVPGIYFYDNDVVEIAKNIPPSSRGELEITDVNKVYLEKGKLSVSILDRGTAWLDTGTFQSLMQASQFVEVIEERQGLKIGAIEAAAYEMGYIDKNQFKELAKPLMKSGYGKNLLGILNNKT; this comes from the coding sequence ATGAAGGGAATAATACTCGCAGGGGGTTCCGGAACAAGATTGCATCCACTTACGCTTTCAGTCAGCAAACAGTTAATGCCGATATATGATAAGCCAATGATATATTACCCGTTATCAACCTTAATATATTCAGGAATAAGGGAAATTCTAATTATATCAACGCCAAAAGACCTTCCCCTTTTTGAAGATTTGTTAGGAGATGGTAAAAAATATGGATGTTCTTTCTCCTATGCGGCCCAAGATGCTCCGAACGGTCTTGCCGAAGCATTTATAATTGGAGAAGAATTTATAGGTGAGGATAAGGTTGCACTGATTTTGGGAGATAACATATTCTATGGCTCCGGATTGGCCAGTTTACTCCAATCCAACAACAATCCAGAAGGGGGCATTATATACGCTTATAGGGTCCATGATCCGGAAAGATATGGAGTTGTCGAGTTTAATGAACAAGGAAAAGCAATAAGCATAGAAGAAAAACCACTAGAACCAAAATCCAATTTTGCGGTTCCAGGGATTTATTTTTATGACAATGATGTGGTTGAAATAGCTAAAAATATACCTCCTAGTTCTAGGGGCGAGTTAGAAATTACAGATGTGAACAAGGTATATTTAGAAAAAGGAAAGTTAAGTGTTAGTATTTTGGATAGAGGCACAGCTTGGTTAGATACGGGAACTTTTCAATCCTTAATGCAAGCTTCTCAATTCGTTGAGGTCATTGAGGAGCGCCAAGGACTCAAAATTGGCGCTATTGAAGCGGCTGCCTATGAAATGGGTTATATTGATAAAAATCAATTCAAAGAATTAGCAAAACCTTTAATGAAAAGTGGATATGGGAAGAACTTATTAGGAATTTTAAACAACAAAACATGA
- the rfbB gene encoding dTDP-glucose 4,6-dehydratase, which yields MMKILITGGAGFIGSHVVRKFVKTYPSYTIYNLDALTYAGNLENLKDIDALPNYEFIKGDIANEEFITRLFKDYVFDGVVHLAAESHVDRSISDPMAFVKTNVIGTVNLLNGFKNIWQGNFNDKRFYHVSTDEVYGSLGADGLFTETTPYDPNSPYSASKASSDHFVRAYGETYGMPYVITNCSNNYGPYHFPEKLIPLFINNIIEKKPLPVYGDGKYTRDWLFVEDHANAIDLVFHKGSNHETYNIGGFNEWQNIDLVKLLCDIMDQKLSRPVGSSQALISYVKDRPGHDLRYAIDASKINKELGWKPSVTFEEGLDKTVDWYLSNEEWLNNVTSGDYQEYYKNMYK from the coding sequence ATAATGAAAATACTAATTACGGGCGGTGCAGGTTTTATAGGCTCTCATGTTGTCAGAAAATTTGTGAAAACATATCCAAGTTACACTATATATAATTTAGATGCCTTGACCTATGCTGGTAATCTGGAGAATTTAAAGGATATTGATGCTCTCCCAAACTACGAATTTATTAAAGGGGACATCGCAAATGAGGAATTTATAACCAGACTCTTTAAAGATTATGTATTCGACGGCGTTGTGCATTTGGCCGCTGAATCTCATGTAGACAGGTCCATTAGCGACCCAATGGCCTTTGTTAAAACTAATGTTATAGGGACTGTTAATTTACTAAATGGCTTTAAGAATATTTGGCAAGGGAATTTTAACGATAAAAGATTCTACCATGTTAGCACTGATGAGGTATATGGTAGTCTTGGAGCCGATGGTTTATTTACCGAAACTACTCCTTATGACCCCAATTCCCCATACTCGGCCTCAAAAGCAAGTTCAGACCACTTTGTACGGGCCTATGGAGAGACTTATGGCATGCCATACGTAATTACCAACTGTTCAAATAATTATGGGCCGTATCATTTTCCAGAAAAACTAATTCCTTTATTTATTAATAATATTATTGAAAAAAAGCCGCTTCCGGTTTATGGAGATGGTAAATATACAAGAGATTGGTTATTTGTTGAAGACCATGCTAATGCAATAGATTTAGTTTTTCATAAAGGAAGCAATCATGAAACTTATAACATTGGTGGCTTTAACGAATGGCAAAACATAGATTTGGTAAAATTACTCTGCGATATAATGGATCAAAAATTATCTAGACCTGTTGGCAGTTCTCAAGCATTAATTTCTTATGTAAAGGATAGGCCAGGCCATGACCTTAGATACGCCATTGATGCTTCCAAAATAAACAAAGAATTAGGTTGGAAGCCCTCTGTAACCTTCGAAGAGGGTTTAGATAAGACCGTAGATTGGTATCTTTCTAATGAAGAATGGCTAAACAATGTCACTTCCGGAGATTACCAAGAATACTATAAGAACATGTATAAATAA